The Achromobacter spanius genome includes the window GTTCAACGCGGTGACGGGACGCCAGCCGGAACAGGCGCGCAAAGCCGCCGCCGACCATGTGGACAGCGTGCGTCAAAGCTTGTCGGATATCGAACAGGAAGAACAGCGGCTGGTGCGTGCGACGCTACGTCTGGAAGGTTGGACGTAACGCCGCGCGGGCGGGCGTATGCGCCCGCGCGATGGGTAGCGGCTTTTAGCGGTCGGCCGTCGCGCAGCCCGCCAGTGCCAGTGGTTTGCCCGCGTAGACGCGGCCGAAGCGGTTGTTCAGCAACGCATCCAGATCAATCGCTTCCTGGCCCACGAATCCCTTTTGCGGCAAGGCGCCTTGCGCCACCAGGTCCAACGCCGCGCAGATGCCCGCCGCCGTGGACAACTGGATGGCGCTAAGGCGGTGGCCGTCGACGTCCGCGCCGAACACGCGGATCGGGTACGACTCTTCTTCCAACCTGCCGTGGCGATGGCCGGATGCCGAGGCCTGGATGACGATGACGTCCTGCTCGGTGGTGGGAATGGCGGACTCGAAAATGTCCTTGAGCAGATCGCGGCGATCGCGCAGGCGCAGATCGTTGAGCAGCAACTTCATGATGTTGCAATGGCCGGGATAGCGCACGGATTTGTAGTCGACGTTGCGGGCACGGCCCAGCAGCGTCGTGGGCAGGGTGCCCAGTCCGCCCGAGGTGTTGAAGGCTTCGTATTCGACGCCATCCAGCGCGAACGTTTCGTAGCCTTCCAGCGCCGGCACGCTGGTCAGTTGCCCGTCGACGATGGCCTCGCAAGGGTTGCAGTATTCGTTGATCAGCCCTTCGGTGCTCCAGGTCAGGTTGTAGCGCAAGCTGTTGGAGGGGTAACGCGGCAGCGCGCCCACGCGCATGCGCAGGTCTAGCAAGGTGTCGAAGCGGCGTGCCAGCGCGTTGCCGACGATGCCGATAAAGCCGGGAGCCAGGCCGCATTGCGGCATCAAGACGCTTTGCACATCGCCCGCCAGCGCCTGGATGGCGTGGGTGCTGGCGACGTCTTCAGTCAGGTCAAAGTAGTGCACGCCGGCGCGGGCGCAAAGGCCTGCAACGGCGGTGGCGCGATGAAAGGGCAGGGCATTGACCACGGCATAGGCGCCTTCGATGCAGCGCGCCACCGAGGCGTCGTCATTGATCTGGCGGGTTTCGCAGCCCAGTTCGGCCAGAACCGCCAGCCGGGCGGGGTCCTGATCGGCAACCAGGACGGCGTAATCGCCGCTGCGTTCCAGCATCAGGGCAATGGCGAAACCGATTTTTCCGGCACCCAGCAAAACGATGGGGCGGGTGGCTGAGGTGGACATGGTGCTGCTCCTGCAATGAAATGGACGGGGGTGGCCTCATCCTATGCGTGAGCGCTGTCGATTTGTAGAATCAAATCTGTCGTAACGGTTTAAGTTAACGCCGATATGACTTAATTAGCCGTCGAATCGTCAAAAACAAAGCCCCTCGGTAGTTTACCGAGGGGCTTTCGATGGGGCTGTCACGGCCTTTTCAGGCCCGTGGATCAGCTACCCATGGGGGGGTAGTCCAGGTTGCCGAAGGTGACCAGGCCTT containing:
- a CDS encoding saccharopine dehydrogenase family protein — encoded protein: MSTSATRPIVLLGAGKIGFAIALMLERSGDYAVLVADQDPARLAVLAELGCETRQINDDASVARCIEGAYAVVNALPFHRATAVAGLCARAGVHYFDLTEDVASTHAIQALAGDVQSVLMPQCGLAPGFIGIVGNALARRFDTLLDLRMRVGALPRYPSNSLRYNLTWSTEGLINEYCNPCEAIVDGQLTSVPALEGYETFALDGVEYEAFNTSGGLGTLPTTLLGRARNVDYKSVRYPGHCNIMKLLLNDLRLRDRRDLLKDIFESAIPTTEQDVIVIQASASGHRHGRLEEESYPIRVFGADVDGHRLSAIQLSTAAGICAALDLVAQGALPQKGFVGQEAIDLDALLNNRFGRVYAGKPLALAGCATADR